Proteins from one Methanofastidiosum sp. genomic window:
- a CDS encoding bifunctional 5,10-methylenetetrahydrofolate dehydrogenase/5,10-methenyltetrahydrofolate cyclohydrolase, producing MTTKILDGKALSLKVINELSGKVADYKKRGLYPKLATVLVGNDPASRVYVNLKKKDSEKIGIDYEEFYYDDISEEGLLSLIDILNKRSDIHGILVQLPLPKHIDSNKILEKIDPTKDVDGFTPINVGKILLNIADIFPCTPKGVVKLLDEYNVPIEGADITIINRSNIIGKPLAAMLINRGGTVTVVHTKTKDLKEKTKNADIVIVGVGRTDFLKADMVKEGAAVVDVGITRDVEGVKGDVKYDEVSKKTSYITPVPGGVGPMTRAMLLENLIICFLKQNDCAR from the coding sequence ATGACTACAAAAATACTTGATGGGAAAGCCCTATCTCTGAAAGTAATAAATGAACTTTCAGGAAAAGTTGCAGATTATAAAAAAAGAGGGCTTTACCCTAAATTGGCAACTGTATTAGTGGGAAATGACCCTGCATCTAGGGTATATGTTAATCTTAAAAAGAAGGATTCTGAGAAGATTGGTATTGATTATGAAGAATTTTATTACGATGATATTTCTGAAGAAGGCCTTCTTTCTTTAATTGATATTTTAAATAAAAGGTCTGATATCCATGGTATCCTAGTTCAGCTACCTTTGCCTAAACATATTGATAGCAATAAAATATTAGAAAAAATTGATCCAACAAAAGATGTGGATGGATTTACCCCCATTAATGTTGGTAAGATACTTCTAAATATCGCAGATATTTTTCCATGTACTCCGAAAGGAGTAGTTAAACTGCTAGACGAATATAATGTCCCTATTGAAGGTGCAGACATAACAATAATTAACAGAAGCAATATTATTGGAAAACCCTTGGCTGCCATGTTAATAAATCGTGGTGGAACTGTAACTGTAGTCCATACAAAAACTAAAGACTTGAAAGAAAAGACAAAAAATGCAGACATTGTAATCGTTGGAGTTGGAAGAACTGACTTTTTAAAAGCAGATATGGTAAAGGAGGGGGCCGCTGTAGTTGACGTAGGTATAACTCGTGATGTAGAAGGTGTCAAAGGTGATGTCAAGTATGACGAGGTCAGCAAAAAAACATCTTATATAACCCCAGTTCCAGGTGGAGTTGGCCCTATGACAAGAGCAATGCTTCTGGAAAACCTTATAATCTGCTTCTTGAAACAGAACGACTGTGCAAGATGA
- a CDS encoding serine hydroxymethyltransferase → MKSLDQVDVEIFNAIEEEINRQNEGLELIASENFTSNAVLEAQRSVMTNKYAEGYPGKRYYGGCKFVDVAESLAIERAKKLFKADHANVQPHSGTQANMAVYFACLEVGDTVLGMDLSCGGHLSHGSPVNFSGKFYNFQFYGVNKNTYRIDLNEVREKAIELKPKLIVTGASSYPREIDFKEFRKIADEVGALLMADMAHIAGLVACGLHKSPVPYCDFVTSTTHKTLRGPRGGLILCKEEHKKAIDKAVFPFAQGGPMMHTIAAKAVCFKEAMGEDFINYQRQIINNCKVLSDELISLGYELITGGTDNHLLLMDLRKNDITGKEAQELLENAGITANRNVIPFDPKPPNVTSGLRLGVPAITSRGMKEPEMKQIAGMIHRVLQKKDDCTPEKVRAEVRELCKKFPINL, encoded by the coding sequence ATGAAATCATTAGATCAAGTTGATGTTGAAATTTTTAATGCGATTGAAGAAGAAATAAATCGTCAAAATGAGGGGCTTGAACTCATAGCAAGTGAAAATTTTACAAGCAATGCAGTTCTAGAAGCTCAAAGATCTGTCATGACAAATAAGTACGCTGAAGGATATCCTGGAAAAAGATATTATGGCGGATGTAAATTTGTCGATGTCGCAGAGTCTCTTGCAATTGAAAGGGCAAAAAAACTTTTTAAGGCAGACCATGCAAACGTACAGCCTCACTCAGGAACACAGGCCAATATGGCAGTTTATTTCGCATGTTTAGAAGTTGGAGATACAGTTTTAGGAATGGATTTATCCTGCGGAGGGCATCTATCCCACGGGTCTCCTGTTAATTTTTCCGGGAAATTTTATAACTTTCAGTTTTATGGCGTTAACAAAAATACCTATAGAATCGATTTAAACGAAGTAAGAGAAAAAGCAATTGAATTAAAACCTAAACTTATTGTAACAGGCGCTAGTTCTTACCCAAGGGAGATAGATTTCAAAGAATTTAGAAAGATCGCTGACGAAGTAGGCGCTCTTTTGATGGCAGACATGGCCCACATTGCAGGTCTTGTCGCATGTGGATTGCATAAATCTCCTGTGCCCTACTGCGATTTTGTAACATCAACCACTCATAAGACTCTAAGGGGCCCAAGAGGGGGATTAATACTCTGCAAAGAAGAACACAAAAAAGCAATAGATAAAGCGGTATTTCCATTTGCGCAAGGTGGCCCCATGATGCACACAATTGCCGCAAAAGCAGTTTGTTTCAAAGAAGCAATGGGAGAAGATTTCATTAACTATCAACGGCAGATTATAAATAACTGTAAAGTTTTGTCTGATGAATTGATATCGTTAGGCTATGAACTTATCACAGGTGGAACTGATAATCACTTACTTTTAATGGATTTAAGAAAAAACGATATTACTGGAAAAGAAGCTCAAGAGTTATTAGAGAATGCAGGCATTACAGCAAATAGAAATGTAATACCATTTGACCCAAAACCACCCAATGTCACATCTGGCCTTAGGCTAGGAGTTCCTGCCATTACTTCCAGAGGTATGAAAGAACCAGAAATGAAACAGATAGCCGGTATGATACACAGAGTACTCCAAAAGAAGGATGATTGCACTCCTGAAAAAGTAAGGGCGGAGGTAAGGGAACTCTGCAAAAAATTCCCAATAAATCTATGA
- a CDS encoding Lrp/AsnC family transcriptional regulator codes for MVKDICILRGRTIDEQEKLIIKALIRNPRSSDNQISKATRVPVRTVYRKRKKLEEEGIIHYYLNVNLDKSGIGKINARHLYLIKFKLGLPYSQFIQEINEENNVRTVFTDHIYQSFLAEVDGRVALVMILEGERDEDIVENFNKIIVPSLKKNHGPDSIEDVQTIRLSDPIRFFHNYMPMLNIKNGRIRDDWRDELLFIT; via the coding sequence ATGGTAAAAGATATATGTATTCTCAGGGGAAGAACTATAGATGAGCAAGAAAAATTAATCATCAAAGCTTTGATAAGAAATCCCCGAAGCAGCGACAATCAAATAAGTAAAGCAACAAGAGTTCCAGTAAGAACTGTTTATAGAAAAAGGAAAAAATTAGAAGAAGAGGGAATCATACACTACTATCTAAATGTAAATTTAGATAAATCTGGTATAGGGAAAATTAATGCTAGACACCTCTATTTAATAAAATTCAAACTTGGCCTCCCTTACTCCCAATTTATCCAAGAGATCAATGAAGAGAACAATGTAAGGACGGTATTTACAGACCATATTTACCAATCTTTCCTTGCAGAAGTAGATGGAAGGGTAGCCCTTGTAATGATTTTAGAAGGGGAAAGAGATGAAGATATAGTAGAAAACTTCAACAAAATAATCGTTCCTTCTCTAAAGAAAAATCATGGGCCAGATTCTATAGAAGATGTTCAGACAATTAGACTTTCAGACCCCATAAGATTCTTCCACAACTATATGCCTATGTTAAACATTAAAAATGGAAGAATAAGGGACGACTGGAGAGACGAATTACTCTTTATTACCTAA
- the glnA gene encoding type I glutamate--ammonia ligase yields MDKEQVKKIIKEKNIKYVRLQFVDMLGIPKNFSISVDLLDSVFESGMGFDSSSIKGFTDISHSDSVLMPDPNTFKIIPWLDEARIICDVCYPTTLKPFEGDPRSLLKKEIQKLAEDKMEFYVGPEIEFHLLKDENGKLVPHDTGGYADFSPLDLGEEIRNKAGLYMQMMGVKSEITHHEVGNGQHEIDFRFKESALEAADDVITYKQVVKNIAAKEGLVVTYMPKPFYGQAGNGMHCHQSLFQNGRNMFYDPKTKNLSDKGRWYIGGILKHAKALTAICSPSVNSYKRLVPGYEAPVYISWGWANRTTLVRLPGYDPTNERALRIEFRSPDPTCNPYLAFTAMLKAGMDGIENQIEPPEPVDYDLFELSLAELEERGIETLPINLGEAIKELEKDKVVKESLGKHIATKYIEHKKKVWEEYSMYVTDWEFQKYLRY; encoded by the coding sequence ATGGACAAAGAGCAGGTAAAAAAAATAATTAAGGAAAAGAACATAAAATACGTAAGATTGCAATTTGTGGACATGCTTGGAATACCAAAGAACTTCTCGATATCAGTTGATCTTTTAGACTCTGTATTTGAATCTGGTATGGGTTTTGATAGTTCTTCAATTAAAGGATTTACAGACATATCCCACAGTGACAGCGTTTTGATGCCAGACCCAAACACATTTAAGATAATCCCATGGCTTGATGAAGCTAGAATCATCTGTGATGTATGTTACCCAACAACATTAAAGCCATTTGAAGGAGATCCAAGAAGTCTTTTGAAAAAAGAAATCCAGAAACTTGCAGAAGATAAAATGGAGTTCTATGTTGGGCCTGAGATAGAGTTTCACTTGTTAAAAGACGAAAATGGAAAACTTGTACCGCATGATACCGGTGGATACGCAGATTTCTCTCCTCTTGATCTTGGGGAGGAAATAAGAAACAAAGCAGGACTCTATATGCAAATGATGGGTGTTAAAAGTGAGATTACCCACCACGAAGTAGGAAACGGTCAACACGAAATTGATTTCAGATTTAAAGAAAGTGCTCTTGAGGCTGCAGATGACGTTATCACCTACAAACAGGTAGTTAAGAACATAGCTGCTAAAGAAGGACTTGTAGTCACATACATGCCAAAACCATTCTATGGTCAGGCAGGAAACGGTATGCACTGTCACCAGAGTTTGTTCCAGAACGGCAGAAACATGTTCTATGATCCAAAGACAAAGAACTTATCTGATAAAGGTAGATGGTACATAGGTGGAATTTTAAAGCATGCTAAAGCTCTTACTGCTATTTGTTCACCTTCAGTTAACTCTTATAAGAGATTAGTTCCAGGATACGAAGCACCTGTGTACATTTCATGGGGGTGGGCAAACAGGACAACACTAGTTAGATTGCCCGGATACGACCCAACTAACGAAAGGGCTCTTAGAATAGAGTTTAGATCTCCTGACCCAACATGTAACCCCTACCTTGCATTCACAGCCATGTTAAAAGCTGGAATGGACGGAATTGAAAATCAGATAGAACCTCCAGAGCCAGTTGATTACGATTTATTCGAATTGTCCTTAGCTGAGTTGGAAGAAAGGGGGATAGAAACCCTACCAATAAACTTAGGAGAGGCTATAAAGGAGCTTGAAAAAGACAAGGTAGTAAAGGAATCTCTAGGTAAGCATATAGCTACTAAGTACATTGAGCACAAGAAAAAAGTTTGGGAAGAATACTCAATGTATGTTACCGACTGGGAGTTCCAGAAATATCTTAGATACTAA
- the dph5 gene encoding diphthine synthase, translated as MLYLVGLGLTEKDLSLKAFELLNKVNNIYVDTYTNYFDFDLLWLEKALGKKVNSLSREDIEKNPEFLDIAKNDDVALLVSGDPLVATTHTDILLRAIKKGVKTKVFHASSIYSAIAETGLHIYRFGKTASIPYPEENFFPRSFYDVTVENKQRNLHTMLLLDVKKEKNLFMNPKEAMDILKKIDDEKNIGDIIVISRISHESQRMIYGDIDELIKFDKDFYGPPPHTLVIPAELHFAEEEYLLSIAEIHKNSKSK; from the coding sequence ATGTTATACCTTGTAGGCCTTGGGCTCACAGAAAAAGACCTTTCTTTGAAAGCTTTTGAATTGTTAAATAAAGTCAATAATATTTATGTAGACACGTATACTAACTATTTTGATTTTGACCTTCTCTGGCTTGAAAAAGCTCTAGGTAAAAAGGTGAATTCCCTCTCCAGAGAGGATATAGAAAAAAATCCAGAGTTTTTAGATATTGCGAAAAATGATGATGTGGCACTTCTTGTATCTGGAGACCCGCTAGTTGCAACAACTCATACGGATATCTTATTAAGAGCTATTAAAAAAGGTGTAAAAACAAAAGTATTTCATGCTTCATCTATCTATTCAGCAATTGCTGAGACTGGCCTTCATATTTATAGATTTGGAAAAACTGCTAGTATTCCCTATCCTGAAGAAAATTTCTTCCCAAGAAGCTTTTATGATGTCACAGTTGAAAATAAACAAAGAAATCTCCATACAATGTTGTTACTTGATGTAAAAAAGGAAAAAAATCTCTTTATGAATCCTAAAGAGGCCATGGACATCTTAAAAAAAATTGATGATGAAAAAAATATTGGAGATATTATTGTAATTTCAAGGATTAGCCATGAAAGTCAGAGAATGATATACGGAGATATAGATGAGTTGATCAAATTTGATAAAGATTTCTATGGCCCACCGCCACATACACTCGTTATTCCTGCAGAGTTGCACTTTGCAGAGGAAGAATATCTCCTAAGTATTGCAGAAATACATAAAAACAGTAAAAGTAAATAA
- a CDS encoding tRNA pseudouridine(54/55) synthase Pus10 has product MILKTSKEILEKYVLCNNCLGRQFGKISISTNQRRGEVIRNLLKSIYPELSSELKQERPCFLCGNIFERTEEVVRNISPDFEFFTFHAGTKIPEDILKNEEMLKEKYSLQYQESIKQELNRELGKKIGSMIGKEFKREKEDVTILIHPYESKIEYVINPLFIYGRYNKLVRGIPQTKWLCRRCKGKGCSRCGNTGKMYEESVEELISWLFLKEAKGADSSFHGAGREDIDVLMLGNGRPFVLEIKSPKIRNIDLQKLEKEVNQQNEERVKISDLCFVEKEVVEKIKNTHLRKTYLAEIDACLTEEEKRKIEEFFVDRDIYQETPNRVVHRRADKTRIRKVYKVRTSKENCSSLEIYCDGGLYIKELISGDEERTNPSIAELLGKSIKCVLLNVISIEEKV; this is encoded by the coding sequence ATGATACTAAAAACTTCTAAGGAGATATTAGAGAAGTATGTTCTTTGTAATAATTGCCTTGGAAGGCAGTTCGGGAAAATTTCAATATCTACAAATCAGAGAAGAGGGGAAGTAATAAGAAATCTATTAAAATCAATATATCCTGAATTATCTTCCGAGCTTAAACAAGAAAGGCCCTGTTTTCTTTGTGGCAATATTTTTGAAAGAACTGAAGAGGTAGTAAGAAATATCTCTCCGGATTTTGAATTTTTCACTTTTCATGCAGGTACAAAAATACCGGAAGATATACTCAAAAACGAGGAAATGCTAAAAGAAAAATACTCACTCCAGTATCAAGAAAGTATCAAACAAGAGCTTAACAGAGAACTTGGGAAGAAAATTGGATCAATGATTGGAAAGGAATTCAAAAGAGAAAAGGAAGATGTAACCATACTTATTCACCCTTATGAATCAAAAATAGAGTATGTTATTAACCCATTATTTATTTACGGCCGATATAATAAGCTAGTCAGAGGTATCCCCCAGACTAAATGGTTATGCAGAAGATGTAAAGGAAAGGGATGTTCAAGGTGTGGCAATACGGGAAAAATGTACGAGGAAAGCGTTGAAGAGTTAATATCCTGGTTATTCTTAAAAGAAGCTAAAGGTGCTGATTCTTCTTTTCATGGTGCAGGTAGAGAAGATATTGATGTTCTAATGCTTGGTAATGGTAGGCCTTTTGTTTTAGAAATAAAGTCCCCAAAGATTAGAAATATTGATCTTCAAAAGCTTGAAAAGGAAGTAAATCAACAAAACGAGGAAAGAGTAAAAATTTCTGACCTTTGCTTTGTTGAAAAAGAGGTAGTTGAAAAAATTAAGAATACTCATCTAAGAAAAACCTATCTGGCAGAGATAGATGCATGCTTAACTGAGGAAGAAAAGAGAAAAATAGAGGAGTTTTTCGTAGATAGAGACATATATCAAGAGACCCCAAACAGAGTTGTACATAGAAGAGCTGATAAAACAAGAATTAGAAAGGTTTATAAAGTTCGTACCTCTAAGGAAAATTGCTCGTCACTAGAGATATACTGTGATGGTGGACTTTATATAAAGGAACTTATCTCTGGAGATGAGGAGAGAACAAATCCCAGTATTGCAGAATTATTGGGTAAGAGTATAAAGTGCGTATTGCTAAATGTAATTAGTATTGAAGAGAAGGTGTAA
- a CDS encoding 50S ribosomal protein L21e produces the protein MARKSHGFRIKTRGKLTKDVRTRGKVPVSRILQEFDVGDSVHIILEPSVHKGMPFPRFHGRTGKVVGKRGSAYLLSIMDGNKEKTIISRPEHMKKQVF, from the coding sequence ATGGCTAGAAAATCTCATGGATTCAGGATCAAGACAAGAGGTAAACTAACAAAAGATGTGAGAACAAGGGGAAAAGTTCCAGTATCAAGAATCCTTCAGGAATTTGATGTAGGAGACTCCGTACACATTATTTTAGAACCATCTGTCCACAAAGGTATGCCCTTCCCAAGATTTCACGGAAGAACAGGCAAGGTAGTTGGAAAGAGGGGTTCAGCTTATCTACTTTCTATAATGGATGGAAATAAAGAAAAAACCATTATTTCAAGACCTGAACATATGAAAAAGCAGGTTTTTTAA
- a CDS encoding DNA-directed RNA polymerase subunit F yields MIGKEIISEDIVPITKVKEILSSRAEKIELGYEQGISLDYTNKFSKMEIEDIEKANAELIEKVPRLKKENIIKIVDIVPEDKKDIEVLFSKERLILDDAEITAILEIMAKYKK; encoded by the coding sequence ATGATAGGAAAGGAAATAATCTCTGAGGACATCGTTCCAATAACAAAGGTAAAAGAGATACTTTCCAGTAGAGCTGAAAAAATCGAATTGGGATATGAACAGGGAATCTCACTAGATTATACAAATAAATTCAGTAAAATGGAAATTGAGGATATAGAAAAAGCTAATGCAGAACTAATTGAAAAAGTTCCAAGATTAAAAAAGGAAAATATAATCAAAATAGTAGATATTGTTCCAGAAGACAAGAAAGACATTGAAGTACTATTCTCAAAAGAAAGACTAATATTGGATGATGCAGAAATAACTGCCATATTAGAAATTATGGCAAAATATAAAAAATAA
- a CDS encoding DUF655 domain-containing protein: MMMRTGVFEEYGIVLDYLPQGLPGENLPPHKRTPIAHIMGETYFSLLEVVPSTDLSMYERVFIGKGKRDKIARVKKRLRYSELSATAKGELKFIVEKIVSENEQKFVEFFNTSGPISIRYHKLELLPGLGKKLMNEILDERKKGPFTSFNDIKDRVPSIPDPKKMIINRILNEMQEVDRYSIFVSRPPKEME; the protein is encoded by the coding sequence ATGATGATGAGAACTGGAGTTTTTGAAGAGTATGGGATAGTTCTGGATTACCTACCGCAAGGTCTTCCAGGAGAGAATCTCCCACCTCATAAAAGAACGCCCATTGCACATATAATGGGTGAAACTTATTTCTCTTTATTAGAGGTAGTTCCATCAACTGATCTTTCGATGTATGAAAGAGTTTTCATTGGAAAGGGAAAAAGGGACAAAATAGCTCGAGTAAAAAAAAGACTACGCTATAGCGAGCTAAGTGCAACTGCAAAGGGCGAATTAAAATTCATTGTTGAAAAGATAGTATCAGAAAATGAACAAAAATTTGTTGAGTTTTTCAATACTTCTGGCCCCATATCAATCAGATACCACAAGCTTGAACTTTTACCTGGTCTAGGAAAGAAACTAATGAATGAGATCCTAGATGAAAGGAAAAAAGGACCCTTCACATCATTTAATGATATAAAAGATAGAGTTCCATCTATACCTGATCCAAAAAAGATGATTATAAATAGGATACTTAACGAGATGCAAGAAGTTGACAGATATTCTATTTTTGTAAGCAGACCGCCCAAAGAGATGGAATGA
- the rsmA gene encoding ribosomal RNA small subunit methyltransferase A, with amino-acid sequence MISNKLFYLLNKYNIRPSKRYSQNFLISDEVLRFMASYGKGKVLEIGPGLGFLTEKLSKVCDKVIAVEKDKNLVNILKQEYDFDNVEIVNDDFLKFEEKNFDTVVSSIPYAISSEITFKLFQMNFEAATLLYQKEFAMRFISKPGADDYSRLSVMSKIYSEIELLRDVPPSAFYPEPKIWSSIAHIKLDKKFEVNQVFEDTVRGLFTHRNKIVHKAIYHSRDIFGKSKEFKQSLDKIPYKDRRVYTLDIFEIKEISDWLEGIL; translated from the coding sequence ATGATATCAAACAAACTTTTTTATCTTTTGAATAAATATAACATTAGGCCGTCCAAAAGATATTCTCAAAATTTTCTTATTTCTGATGAAGTTCTAAGATTCATGGCTTCTTATGGCAAGGGAAAAGTCCTTGAAATAGGGCCGGGACTTGGATTTCTTACTGAAAAACTATCTAAAGTATGTGACAAAGTTATTGCTGTTGAAAAGGACAAAAATCTTGTTAATATTCTAAAACAAGAATATGATTTTGACAATGTCGAAATAGTAAATGACGACTTTCTAAAGTTTGAAGAAAAAAATTTTGATACTGTTGTATCAAGCATTCCATACGCAATATCTTCTGAGATAACATTCAAACTATTCCAAATGAACTTTGAAGCTGCAACCTTGTTGTATCAAAAAGAATTTGCAATGAGATTTATTTCAAAGCCAGGAGCAGATGATTATTCTAGGCTATCAGTCATGTCTAAGATCTATTCAGAGATAGAGCTCTTAAGAGATGTCCCGCCTTCTGCTTTTTATCCTGAGCCCAAAATATGGTCATCGATAGCCCACATAAAACTGGATAAAAAATTTGAAGTCAATCAAGTGTTTGAAGATACAGTTAGAGGACTCTTCACACACAGGAATAAAATTGTCCACAAAGCAATATACCATTCACGGGATATATTTGGAAAAAGTAAAGAATTCAAGCAGTCACTCGACAAAATCCCTTATAAGGATAGAAGAGTATATACACTAGATATCTTTGAGATAAAAGAGATAAGTGATTGGCTTGAAGGGATACTATGA
- a CDS encoding HAMP domain-containing protein yields MNYIIIFSFLFNILLGIYALKSNYKNKINILFSLLAFFNSGIIITNYLVQIRGFPLLWGKLNIFFVLWIPPLFIWWCSQISKKKLVLRDIYWIFPSVIFSLSLLTDLLLKDFSLMELGYVEVFGPLFGIFYGYYVLSLLYGLILLLLSYKNTSSTIEKKKNIIAFVGALIPIATSIVTNTYFRIFGVKPEFMSNVIVLPITNSLMMLLFAYAVLKYGFLKPEISIKEKLDSLRIKILYITNIIIIGLGIIVTIIFISSNYPVDTTIIETFFVTVIVMILIDLGINYTLSKYIHEKIVAPIEKISRQAGEVGKGNFNLKVGFEGEDEIAILSRQMDEMTDKLKYTSQIRENFNKALQVEVNNKTQKLQDAYDALRESDKAKKDFIDAISHEIYNPLAIISVSNEFINLDKIDRENRKYISSIQRNVLRLISLVREIEEFNLIGKDSQKLNIQKFDLKELIESISQDFTLIANKRKIDVQVIPNGHDFYVEGDKENLTKVFSNLIENAVNFSNEGDRITIKIEEQDGTLKVEIKDRGIGIKHEDLENIFKKFYRAKVDDELKQGIGLGLPISLDIVNKHNGSIKVESEYGKGSKFTVILPRKHVIL; encoded by the coding sequence ATGAATTACATAATTATTTTCTCTTTTTTATTTAATATTTTATTAGGTATATATGCACTTAAATCAAATTATAAAAATAAAATTAATATTTTATTCTCATTATTAGCTTTTTTTAATTCAGGCATAATTATTACAAATTATTTAGTGCAGATCAGAGGATTCCCCCTTCTATGGGGGAAACTAAATATTTTCTTTGTATTATGGATTCCGCCTTTATTTATATGGTGGTGTTCTCAAATCTCAAAAAAGAAATTAGTTCTTCGAGATATCTATTGGATATTCCCTAGCGTAATATTCTCTCTTTCTTTGTTAACGGATTTATTGTTAAAAGATTTTTCTCTAATGGAGTTAGGCTATGTTGAAGTTTTCGGACCTCTTTTTGGTATTTTTTATGGATATTATGTATTAAGTTTATTATATGGTCTAATTTTACTTTTATTATCCTATAAGAATACTTCCTCCACAATTGAAAAGAAAAAAAATATAATAGCTTTTGTTGGAGCTCTAATACCTATTGCAACAAGTATAGTTACAAATACATATTTTAGAATTTTTGGGGTCAAACCAGAATTTATGAGTAACGTCATTGTTCTTCCAATAACTAATTCTTTAATGATGCTTTTATTTGCTTATGCAGTTTTGAAATACGGCTTCCTAAAACCAGAAATAAGTATCAAAGAAAAATTAGACTCCCTACGTATTAAAATATTATACATTACAAATATAATCATTATTGGACTTGGTATTATCGTCACAATAATATTTATCAGTTCTAATTATCCTGTAGATACAACTATAATTGAAACTTTTTTTGTTACAGTTATTGTAATGATTTTAATAGATTTAGGAATTAATTATACCTTATCTAAGTATATTCATGAAAAAATTGTGGCACCTATAGAAAAAATATCTCGTCAGGCAGGGGAAGTAGGTAAAGGAAACTTTAATTTAAAAGTTGGATTTGAAGGAGAAGATGAAATAGCCATTCTTTCAAGGCAAATGGATGAAATGACTGATAAATTGAAGTATACTTCTCAAATAAGAGAGAACTTCAATAAAGCCCTACAAGTAGAGGTCAATAATAAAACTCAGAAACTTCAAGATGCCTATGATGCCTTAAGGGAATCAGACAAGGCGAAAAAAGATTTTATTGATGCAATATCTCACGAGATTTATAATCCTCTTGCAATTATTAGTGTAAGTAACGAATTCATCAATTTGGACAAAATTGATCGAGAAAATAGAAAATATATATCTTCTATCCAAAGAAATGTATTAAGATTGATTTCTTTAGTTAGGGAAATTGAAGAGTTTAATCTTATTGGTAAAGATTCACAAAAACTAAATATCCAAAAATTTGATCTTAAAGAACTTATAGAGTCTATATCTCAAGATTTTACTTTGATTGCAAATAAAAGAAAAATAGATGTGCAGGTAATCCCAAATGGACATGATTTCTATGTAGAAGGAGATAAAGAAAATCTTACTAAAGTCTTTAGCAATCTTATTGAAAATGCCGTTAATTTCTCCAATGAAGGTGACAGAATTACAATAAAAATAGAAGAACAAGATGGTACATTAAAAGTTGAAATTAAAGATAGAGGAATTGGAATTAAACATGAAGATCTAGAGAATATTTTTAAAAAGTTTTACAGAGCTAAAGTAGATGATGAGTTAAAACAAGGTATTGGTCTTGGCCTCCCAATATCCTTAGACATAGTAAATAAACATAACGGATCAATAAAAGTTGAATCTGAATACGGCAAAGGTAGTAAGTTTACAGTTATACTCCCAAGAAAGCATGTGATTTTATGA
- a CDS encoding cupin domain-containing protein — MIYHKNITEIKENRIETDNAKGVSITTLVGEDQGAKNFFMRIMKIEKEGFSPYHRHEWEHENFILKGEGFLKTEKGKSPAKKGDVIYIPPNELHSYINTGNEDLEVMCIIPSMF; from the coding sequence ATGATTTATCATAAAAATATTACAGAAATAAAAGAAAATAGAATTGAAACCGATAATGCAAAAGGTGTTTCAATAACAACTTTAGTAGGTGAGGATCAAGGGGCTAAGAATTTCTTTATGAGAATCATGAAGATTGAAAAAGAAGGATTTTCACCATACCACAGACATGAATGGGAACATGAAAACTTTATATTGAAAGGTGAAGGATTTTTAAAGACTGAGAAAGGCAAAAGCCCTGCAAAAAAAGGAGATGTTATCTACATCCCACCCAATGAACTACACAGCTATATAAATACTGGAAATGAAGATTTAGAAGTAATGTGCATTATCCCTTCAATGTTTTAA